The Pseudomonadota bacterium genomic sequence CTGGGAGGTGGCCGCGCACTGCCTCAAGCGGTTCGACGTCCCTCTCACGCTCGTGATCGGGCGGTACGAGGACGAGCGGATCGAGCCGCTCCAGCGCGACCGCCTCGCCGCGCAGCGGGTCCGGCTCGTGGCCGTCGACGAGGGCTCGAGCTTCGGCGTGGTCGAGGTCGTGAGGTCGCTCAAGGCCGGCGATCTCGTCACGATCTCCGGCGATCGCCTGTACGACGAGAAGCAGCGCAGCATCGCGGTCGACTTCCTCGGGCACGAGTGCCGCGTGCCGATCGGCCCGTACGTCCTCGCCGGGCTCACGGGCGCCCCGCTCGTCCCGGCGTTCGGGCTGCGCGAGGGGCCGCTGCGCTACAGGTTCGTCGCCCTCCCCCCGCGCCGCGTCGACTTCTCGAGCCGCGAGGGCCGGGAGGCCGCCATGGCCGCGGCCGCGCAGAGCTGCTTCGACGACCTCGCCGGGATGGCCCGGCGCTACCCCGACCAGTGGTACAACTTTTTTGTCTACTGGCGGCAGGGGCATCCACTAAACTAACGATACGATAATCGAGTGATGCTCGGCCGCACCCGCGGCGAGAGGCACAAGGGGGACGTCATGCGCTCGAACGGTCTTAACGGAATCATCGCGCTCGTCGTCGTCGGCCTGTCCTGGGGCTGCGCCGAGAGCAAGGGCAACGAGTCGGACGGCGGCACCGACTCGGACTCCGACACCGACTCGGACTCCGACACCGACTCGGATTCCGACACCGACACCGACACGGACACCGACGCGGATGCGGGCCCGGTCGACGCCGGGGACACCTGCGACGAGCCGATCGTCGTCCCGGACGAGCCGCTCGAGTGGGACTTCGTGAGCGACTGGCAGTACTTC encodes the following:
- a CDS encoding lysophospholipid acyltransferase family protein, whose product is MSARGKSLGSRLAYRLLGLAYRVFGYTVIAAFARLIAVYYWLFLRETVASSVDFYAALFPDETPKQHRRRARAQFRSFTTVFVDRFLLETGRHDRFTLTHDGLDDIVAAARERKPFILWMAHLGNWEVAAHCLKRFDVPLTLVIGRYEDERIEPLQRDRLAAQRVRLVAVDEGSSFGVVEVVRSLKAGDLVTISGDRLYDEKQRSIAVDFLGHECRVPIGPYVLAGLTGAPLVPAFGLREGPLRYRFVALPPRRVDFSSREGREAAMAAAAQSCFDDLAGMARRYPDQWYNFFVYWRQGHPLN